Within the Magnetospirillum sp. genome, the region TTCGTCGCGCACGACCTTGCGGTCGTCGAACATATTAGCCACCGCGTGGCAGTGATGTATCTGGGCAAGATCGTCGAGATCGCCGACCGGCGGACGATCTTCACGCGACCGCTGCATCCCTACACCGAAGCACTGCTGTCGGCCGCCCCGACCCCCGATCCGCGCGCGCGAAAAACGCGGATCGTGCTTTCAGGCGACGTACCTTCGCCGATCAATCCGCCCTCGGGCTGCCGCTTCCATACGCGCTGCCCCGTCGCCGAAGCGCGTTGCCGCACGATCGAGCCGCCGATCCTCGAAATAGCGCCGGGCCATCAAGTGGCGTGCCATCTTCACACGCCCGCATCGAGTTAACGCTTCAGGAAAGCCTCGAACCACGCGGCATGGCCGATGAGTTCGCCGTCTTCGTTGTGCGGCCCGATCAACTGGATGGCGAGCGGCAACCCGTCGTCGCTTTTGCCGGCCGGCAGTGCGATCGCCGGGTTCCCCAGCAGCGTCCACATGCGGTTGAAGACGGGATCGCCCGTCCGCTCGATGCCGCGCGGGGCGGGCCCTGGGGCGGCCGGAGCCAGGATCACGTCGACGTCGCGCCAGAGCTGCGCCAGCCGATGGCGGCATTTGGTGGCAAGGGCTTTGGCGGCCGTCTCCTCGCGAATGCCGACCCGGTCGCCCGTCTCCAGCATGTCGCGCAATGCTTCCGAAAGTTCGCCCGGATGTTCGGCCCGCTCGCGCGCAAGCGCCACGGACGCCTCGCGCGACATGATGGCGAGCTGCGCGTCGTTGAGATCCGCCCAGTAATCCTCGCCCTCGAAATCGCGCACGGAGACGCCCGCCCCTTCGAGGCGCGCCACCAGCAGCTCGAACAAGCGGCGCGTGGAACCGTCGGCCGACTCCCAAAAGGGCGTATAGCAAACGGCAACGCGTGGGGCCGGCCGGCCGGCATCGCCCAAGCCGGCGATGGGGCGGGCCGCCACGAGTGCGCGGCGCACGAGATCGAGATCGGCAACAGCACGACAGAACACGCCGAGCGTGTCGAGCGACGGCGACAAAGGCTTGATGCCCGCCATGTCGATCCAGCCATAGGTGCCCTTGTAGCCGACCACGCCGCAAAAGGCGGCAGGTCGGATCACGGAACCCGCCGTCTGCGTTCCCAAGGCGAGCGGCACCTGGAAATCGGCGACGGCCGCCGCCGAGCCCGACGAGGAGCCGCCC harbors:
- a CDS encoding amidase yields the protein MTKPHLTTHPEMLGALEMRNACDSGKLDSSTLVAACLARVAAREPEVRAWRHVEKRDARGRAAALDRVARTQPLHGIPIGIKDLIDTASMPTGYGSPIYRNHRPKNDALCVRRLIAAGAIPMGKTVTTEFAYFTPGPTHNPARHGYTPGGSSSGSAAAVADFQVPLALGTQTAGSVIRPAAFCGVVGYKGTYGWIDMAGIKPLSPSLDTLGVFCRAVADLDLVRRALVAARPIAGLGDAGRPAPRVAVCYTPFWESADGSTRRLFELLVARLEGAGVSVRDFEGEDYWADLNDAQLAIMSREASVALARERAEHPGELSEALRDMLETGDRVGIREETAAKALATKCRHRLAQLWRDVDVILAPAAPGPAPRGIERTGDPVFNRMWTLLGNPAIALPAGKSDDGLPLAIQLIGPHNEDGELIGHAAWFEAFLKR